A DNA window from Takifugu flavidus isolate HTHZ2018 chromosome 15, ASM371156v2, whole genome shotgun sequence contains the following coding sequences:
- the LOC130539398 gene encoding macrophage mannose receptor 1-like isoform X2, producing MEVTFTAFLLVLLTLNCLAFDDSTFVLTGRTTGFCLSKRYTSCNSIRWTTGDRLLFPWNKKCLGVQSKSAGSGINMFDCDENSELQKWECRNETILALKDQDLYVELTADNTAVLSKTVGANNHLTISGTSSGACMKTYRELYTIGGNANGKFCMFPFLYKDRWYSDCSVDDSPGNRLWCSVETKYEHELWGYCPTNTKDSWNRHPTTGAYYQLNTESALTWPQAAVSCKQQGASLLSITDPHQQAYVTVLLQNARRGREDKLWIGQILNQEHGWHWSNGQPYRYMNWDSGYPLLNPGHYCAIMNGAVMYAWQSSTCTKKLGYICYVEGVTSHPTDASETGFCSSPWVPYSGHCFYLNRTQRTWPDAFKDCRKEGGDLASIHNMGEQSFAISQLGFAGDAVWIGLNDRQVEGLFDWTDHSTVRFTSWGYGNPQLKSDQEDCVFIRGEKGNWVDGFCDEKHGFICKKRSAPELPGEEIVQNIGCKSNWKRHGSYCYFVGTETKTFDEAKDHCKSLNSYLVDVSNGMDNMFLISLIGMRAEKHFWIGLSNRLHLDYFVWTNKVAVTFTHWNRGMPGHLQGCVAMTAGAHTGLWDVLPCTNKTKYICKHLAEGAVLTTVQPTNFPPDCAEGWTPLPSKHYCAKAFLEPHANKTTWFEARDYCIAIGGELLSIHSTTELKTLFSSSKSEFLYKTFWIGFNAPDPGTGYVWSDGSPVNFQNWAENEPNNRNNMESCAEMSIYRQRWPWKDIHCEKNNNWLCQIRAGDTPKQPPEPVMPDYNTTSDGWLEWKGNQYFIEYNSPMAVEDARHFCKQRHGDLVSINSEAENIFLWQQISKRSHYSGYFWIGLSLDLDRTFQWMDGSQVVFELWDDKQPKFSNYDETCGVILDGFWYNRNCGNEHNFICKRTGSVPANTTVAPTEIPKGGCPPSWVKFNAKCYSIIENPKVTWDDARIQCQSMGGNLVSIPSRQVEVFLINRMAEKPASDHWIGLFASESSWLFWSDGQKRRYINMNLKITSPWMKWHLRKYKDHNEWKFFAGRYENEKICVAFRTDAIFGVTRWIEKSCNDTNGYICHQNINPSLPETPGITISGDYVRILNDSVKAVTQLMKWEDARHHCEVDDAQLISLRNGWLQAYVELLAVTLKTPVWIGLNNLQTSGYFRFIDGWHVILSRWGIEEPSKKRPCVYVDIDGKWKTAYCNETMNSVCMKSRDVPPTDVSDYPGYCAEEVQSSVDVHFFWIPYKGHCYKIFTTTELWSDACASCVQHGASLASIGDPSEQEFIEKHIKVFEDIHSSFWIGLFKSSRGEWKWLDASVMDYANWGKDQPFDHIHGEISTSDGMWLTAEMQSYRPYICKKQKVPRPTSSPSSLPAVMESMHRSYAALTALLVIAGIAMATVAIVFILRRHYHLPILENLTFPNPLFFGNEQNRSDTRLIAENAEENPEPMVTM from the exons ATGGAGGTCACATTTACTGCTTTTCTGCTTGTCCTCCTTACATTAAACTGCTTGGCGTTCGATG ATTCAACATTTGTACTAACCGGCAGGACCACTGGTTTTTGTTTATCTAAAAGATATACGTCATGTAATTCCATTCGCTGGACAACTGGAGATCGACTTCTCTTTCCTTGGAATAAGAAGTGCCTGGGAGTTCAGTCGAAAAGCGCTGGAAGCGGAATAAATATGTTTGACTGTGATGAGAACAGCGAACTCCAAAAGTGGGAGTGCAGGAACGAAACGATCCTTGCCCTCAAGGATCAAGACCTTTATGTCGAGCTCACCGCAGATAACACAGCCGTTCTCTCCAAAACTGTAGGAGCCAATAATCACCTCACAATTTCCGGAACTTCCAGCGGTGCTTGCATGAAGACCTACCGAG AACTTTACACCATCGGAGGAAATGCAAACGGAAAGTTCTGCATGTTTCCCTTCCTGTATAAGGACCGGTGGTACTCAGATTGCTCAGTTGATGACTCCCCAGGCAATCGGCTTTGGTGTTCTGTTGAGACTAAATATGAGCATGAACTCTGGGGCTACTGTCCTACGAACA CCAAAGACAGTTGGAACAGACATCCAACTACAGGAGCATATTATCAGCTCAACACAGAGTCGGCTCTGACATGGCCTCAGGCTGCGGTGAGCTGTAAACAGCAGGGGGCCTCCCTTCTCAGCATCACCGATCCTCACCAGCAAGCTTATGTCACAG TACTACTCCAGAATGCAAGGAGAGGACGTGAGGACAAGCTTTGGATTGGGCAGATCCTGAATCAGGAACATGGCTGGCATTGGTCTAATGGGCAGCCTTACCGTTACATGAACTGGGACTCGG GATATCCACTCCTTAATCCAGGGCACTACTGTGCAATCATGAATGGTGCTGTGATGTATGCCTGGCAGAGTTCAACATGCACCAAGAAACTGGGGTATATCTGTTATGTTGAAGGAGTCACCTCTCATCCGACTGATG CTTCTGAAACTGGATTCTGTTCAAGCCCATGGGTTCCTTACAGTGGACACTGCTTTTACCTCAACCGGACTCAGAGGACATGGCCCGATGCTTTCAAAGACTGCCGCAAAGAAGGAGGAGATCTGGCCAGCATCCATAATATGGGGGAACAAAGCTTTGCCATCTCTCAGCTTGGCTTTG ctggtgaTGCAGTTTGGATCGGACTGAATGACAGACAGGTGGAAGGACTATTTGACTGGACAGATCACTCAACTGTGAGGTTCACTAGTTGGGGGTATGGAAACCCTCAACTCAAATCTGACCAGGAAGACTGTGTTTTCATCAGAGGAGAG AAGGGGAACTGGGTTGATGGCTTTTGTGATGAAAAACATGGCTTCATTTGTAAAAAGAGAAGTGCCCCTGAACTCCCAGGAGAAGAGATAGTGCAGAATATAGGCTGCAAATCT AACTGGAAAAGACATGGCTCCTACTGTTACTTTGtaggaacagaaacaaaaacatttgatgAGGCCAAAGACCACTGCAAATCTTTGAATTCCTACCTTGTTGATGTTTCGAATGG GATGGATAACATGTTCCTCATCAGCCTGATTGGGATGAGAGCGGAGAAACATTTCTGGATAGGCCTTTCCAACCGGCTACACTTGGATTATTTTGTTTGGACAAACAAAGTTGCTGTTACATTTACTCATTGGAATCGTGGAATGCCAG GTCACCTTCAAGGCTGTGTCGCCATGACAGCCGGGGCTCACACTGGCCTCTGGGATGTGCTGCCATGCACCAATAAGACAAAATACATCTGCAAACATCTGGCAGAGGGAGCAGTTTTAACTACTGTCCAACCGACCAATTTCCCTCCTGATTGTGCAGAAGGTTGGACTCCGCTACCATCAAAACACTACTGTGCAAAG GCATTTTTAGAGCCACATGCGAACAAGACGACCTGGTTTGAGGCCAGAGATTACTGCATTGCTATTGGAGGAGAACTCCTCAGCATTCACAGTACAACTGAGCTAAAAACTCTATTCAGCAGTTCTAAGTCAGAGTTTTTGTACAAGACATTTTGGATTGGATTTAACGCCCCTGATCCAGGTACTGGTTATGTATGGAGCGATGGATCTCCA GTAAACTTCCAAAACTGGGCTGAAAACGAgccaaacaacagaaacaataTGGAATCATGTGCTGAAATGAGTATATACCGTCAACGTTGGCCCTGGAAAGACATACACtgtgaaaaaaacaataattggCTGTGTCAAATTCGTGCTG GCGATACTCCAAAGCAACCTCCAGAACCTGTTATGCCAG ACTACAATACCACCTCAGATGGGTGGTTAGAATGGAAAGGAAACCAATACTTCATTGAATATAACTCTCCAATGGCTGTGGAGGATGCTCGTCACTTCTGCAAACAAAGGCACGGGGATTTGGTGTCCATTAACAGTGAAGCTGAAAATATCTTTTTGTGGCAACAG ATAAGCAAGAGGTCCCATTATTCTGGTTATTTTTGGATAGGGTTGTCATTGGACCTTGACAGGACATTTCA gtggatggatggctctCAAGTGGTGTTTGAACTGTGGGACGACAAACAGCCCAAATTTAGCAATTACGATGAAACATGCGGTGTCATACTTGATG GATTTTGGTACAACAGAAACTGTGGAAATGAGCACAACTTCATTTGTAAACGGACTGGCTCAGTACCTGCAAACACCACCGTGGCACCCACAGAAATCCCCAAAGGCGGTTGCCCACCCTCCTGGGTCAAATTTAATGCTAAG TGTTACAGTATCATTGAAAATCCAAAGGTAACATGGGATGATGCCCGAATCCAATGCCAGAGTATGGGGGGAAATCTGGTCTCCATTCCTTCAAGACAAGTGGAGG TTTTTCTGATTAATCGAATGGCGGAAAAGCCTGCCTCCGACCACTGGATTGGTTTGTTCGCTTCAGAATCAAGTTGGCTTTTTTGGAGTGACGGACAAAAAAGGCGATATATTAACATGAATTTGAAG ATTACCTCCCCTTGGATGAAATGGCACCTTCGCAAATAT AAAGACCATAATGAATGGAAATTTTTTGCGGGACGATATGAGAATGAG AAAATATGCGTAGCCTTTAGGACTGATGCCATTTTTGGTGTCACCAGATGGATAGAAAAGTCCTGCAATGACACAAATGGCTATATCTGTCATCAAAATATCA ACCCATCTTTGCCAGAAACCCCCGGAATAACAATTTCTGGAGACTATGTCAGAATATTAAATGACTCCGTTAAGGCTGTTACTCAGCTGATGAAATGGGAAGATGCCAGGCACCACTGTGAGGTTGACGATGCCCAGCTCATCAGCCTGCGGAACGGGTGGTTGCAGGCGTATGTGGAGCTGCTGGCTGTGACGCTCAAAACTCCTGTGTGGATCGGTCTGAACAATTTGCAG ACCAGCGGCTATTTCAGATTTATCGATGGCTGGCATGTGATCTTAAGTCGATGGGGAATAGAAGAACCAAGCAAGAAGCGACCTTGCGTCTATGTGGACATTGATGGCAAATGGAAGACTGCTTACTGCAATGAAACAATGAACAGTGTTTGCATGAAGTCTAGAG ATGTCCCCCCAACAGACGTGAGCGATTATCCAGGTTATTGTGCTGAAGAAGTACAATCTTCGGTAGATGTGCATTTCTTCTGGATACCTTATAAGGGTCACTGTTACAAAATTTTCACAACAACAGAGCTGTGGTCTGATGCATGTGCTAGTTGTGTACAACATG GTGCATCACTAGCCAGCATTGGAGACCCTTCAGAGCAAGAATTCATTGAAAAgcacataaaagtgtttgaagACATTCATTCATCTTTTTGGATTGGTCtgtttaaaagcagcagag GAGAGTGGAAATGGTTAGATGCATCAGTTATGGATTATGCTAACTGGGGCAAGGATCAACCGTTTGACCACATTCATGGAGAGATCAGCACTTCAGATGGGATGTGGTTAACAGCTGAAATGCAGTCATACAGACCGTATATCTGCAAGAAACAAAAAG tgCCACGACCAacatcttcaccatcatcattaccaGCTG TAATGGAGTCAATGCACCGTAGCTATGCTGCTCTCACGGCGTTGCTGGTGATTGCTGGgattgccatggcaaccgttgCCATTGTCTTCATTCTCAGAAGACATTATCACTTGCCCATCCTCGAGAATTTAACCTTCCCTAACCCACTGTTTTTTGGCAATGAGCAGAACAGGTCGGACACCCGCTTGATTGCAGAGAATGCAGAAGAGAATCCTGAACCTATGGTTACCATGTAA